GATGACTTTTACTTTGAATAAGAGACTTTTTAATCAGCCGAATTTTTCCGGTTGCGGCGTTTTTTGCCAGCGACTAATCCAAGAGAAGCGAGTAAACCAAGATCAGCCAAAGTGGTCAGATCATTGATACTCTTACCAGTCACCGGAAGCATACCGGAAGTTTTCTTATGAGTGGCCGCTGCTGTTGGACCGTTTGAATTGGATTCTGACTGAGACTCAGGAACTGGTTCCGACGTAGATTCCGAACTAGACGTACTTGCTGACTGGGAAGCACTCGTCGATTCNNNNNNNNNNNNNNNNNNNNNNNNNNNNNNNNNNNNNNNNNNNNNNNNNNNNNNNNNNNNNNNNNNNNNNNNNNNNNNNNNNNNNNNNNNNNNNNNNNNN
The Oenococcus kitaharae DSM 17330 DNA segment above includes these coding regions:
- a CDS encoding LPXTG cell wall anchor domain-containing protein, which codes for ESTSASQSASTSSSESTSEPVPESQSESNSNGPTAAATHKKTSGMLPVTGKSINDLTTLADLGLLASLGLVAGKKRRNRKNSAD